In Streptomyces sannanensis, the DNA window GAGGAGGCCCAGGAAACGGGCGTTCTCGGTCACCGCCGCGTTGACGTCCCCGGTGAGGACGATTTCGGCGGGTGCACGGGTGCCGACCTGCTCGGCGAGTTCCCGGACGGTGTGCCACAACCGCGGCTCGTCGGCCTCGGTGACGTGCAGGCCGTGCATGCCCTCGTCGCGCGGTGTGCGCAGCATGAACATGCCCCGCACCACCGGTATCGCGAGCAGTACGGAGACGATGTACAGCTTCGCGGCGAGGCTTGACGGGGCGTCGAACGCGTACAGCGCGTAGTCGATGCCGGCGAGTGCCGCGAGCAGGAGGACGCCGAGCAGATAGAAGCCGGCGAGCAGGACGAGGGCGCGTATCGCGCGCAGGGTTGCGCCCATCGGGCAGATTCCCCCCAGGGAAAGGGACATGACGAAGTGATGCGGGGGGAGCATAGCCGCGTGTCCGCGGCGCGGACCGGGCAGCCCTTGGCGCACAGCCCTTGGCGCACAGCCCTCGGTGCGCGGGCATCGGCCCCCGATCCACAGGCATCGGCCCCCGGCGCGCACCCCTCACCGCAGCAGCGTCGCCGGGCTCCCGCCGTTCGCCTCGTAGCCCGCCACCGCCAGCGCCCGGTACACCGCGTACATCGCCGCCGGGTCCTCGCCCAGCGTCCACGGCAGTGCGCCGACGTGGCCGTCGACATGGCGCAGCTGCTGCATGGCCTCGGCCCAGCGCTCGGCGCGGATCAGGAAGAAGACCAGCAGATGGCGGACGTGGGGGAGCACCGGGTCGTCGCGGCGGGCGTGCTGGACGGCGTGCAGGGCGCCCTCGATGGCCGTACGGACCACCGCGCTCTCGTAGAAGCCCTGCACCAGGTTGACCTCGGGCAAGTGCTCGTGGACGGCGAACAGCGGCAGGGCGGCGAGCAGCGAGCCCTCGGGCGCGCGGGCCGCGGCCGAGGTCGCGAAGGCGTTGGCGAGTTCGCGCGAGCCGTGCCACTTCTCGCACCAGTAGTGCAGGGCGGCGAGATGGGCGCCCATGTGTGCGGGGGCGCGCTCCACGACCTTGGCCCACAGGGCCTCGAACTCCTCGCGGGAGTACCCGAGTCCGCGGGCGACGGCGAGTTCGGAGAGGTACGGGACGGGGTCACCGGGGGCGAGCAGCGCGGCCTCGCCGCACAGGGCACGCGCCTCCTCCAGGATGATGCGGTGGTCGTCGGAGCCGACCCCGCCGGAGGAGCGCCACGCCTGCTGGACGAGGAACTCCGCGTGCACCTGTGCCCCGCCCGCGTCCTTCGGTGCCTCGGCCCGCCAGAGGCGCAGCCAGGCGCCACCGGTGCCGGGTTGCTGCGCCAGCTCCAGCGAGGCGGCGCCCGCGAAGGCCTGCACCCGCTGCCAGCGGACCTCGCCCTCCTTCTCGGTGCCGGCGAGCAGCTGGGAGGCGGCCCGCCAGTCCTGCGTGCGCTGCACCAGTTCCAGGACGTCCATCAGGTCCTGGTCGGGGCCGGGCAGCCGTACGTCGAGCAGTTCCTGGCGTACGAATCCGTACGCGGCCGGGTCCGCGGCGTCCGCGGAGCCGGGCGCGGCCAGGGTGATGCCGCGCCGCCTGCGCAGTACCCAGGGGCCGACGACGGCGGCCAGCATGCACATGGCCATCAGGAACCAGAGAATCTCCATGCCCCCCAGCGAAGCAGACGCCGGGGCGTTCTGACGAACTACGCTCGGGTCCCATGAGCCACGAGCACAGCTTCGAGACCCTCGCGATTCACGCGGGGAACACGGCGGACCCCCTGACCGGTGCGGTGGTGCCGCCTATCTATCAGGTGTCGACCTACAAGCAGGACGGCGTCGGCGGTCTGCGCGGCGGTTACGAGTACAGCCGCAGCGCCAACCCGACCCGCACCGCGCTGGAGGAGAACCTCGCGGCGCTGGAGGGCGGCAGCCGCGGCCTGGCCTTCGCCTCCGGCCTGGCGGCGGAGGACTGCCTGCTGCGTACGCTCCTCGTGCCCGGCGACCATGTGGTCATCCCCAACGACGCGTACGGCGGCACCTTCCGGTTGTTCGCCAAGGTCGTGTCCCGGTGGGGCGTGGAGTGGTCGGTCGCCGACACCTCCGACCCGGCCTCGGTACGGGGCGCGCTGACCCCGAAGACCAAGGTCGTCTGGGTCGAGACCCCGTCCAATCCGCTGCTCGGCATCACCGACATCGCCGCCGTCGCGGAGATCGCCCGCGAGGCGGGGGCGAAGCTGGTCGTCGACAACACCTTCGCCAGCCCCTACCTCCAGCAGCCGCTGTCGCTGGGCGCGGACGTCGTCGTCCACTCGCTGACGAAGTACATGGGCGGCCACTCGGACGTCGTCGGCGGCGCGCTGATCACCAACGACGCCGCGCTGGGCGAGGAACTCGCCTACCACCAGAACGCGATGGGCGCGGTGGCCGGCCCCTTCGATTCCTGGATCGTGCTGCGCGGCATCAAGACGCTGGCCGTCCGCATGGACCGGCACAGCGAGAACGCCGCCCGGGTCGCCAAGATGCTCACCGAGCACCCCAAGGTGACCCGCGTCCTCTACCCGGGCCTGCCGGACCACCCCGGTCACGAGATCGCCGCCAAGCAGATGAAGAACTTCGGTGGCATGGTGTCCTTCCAGGTCGAGGGCGGCGAGGAGGCGGCGGTCGAGGTCTGTAACCGCGCCAAGCTGTTCACGCTCGGCGAGTCGCTGGGCGGCGTCGAGTCCCTGATCGAGCACCCGGGCCGGATGACGCACGCCTCCGTGGCGGGCTCGGCCCTGGAGGTCCCGGCGGACCTGGTGCGCCTCTCGGTCGGCATCGAGTCGGCGGACGACCTGCTGGCGGACCTGAAGCAGGCGCTGGGCTGAGCCGGCGCCGGGGGCCGCGCCCCGGCGCCCACTGGGGCTTCGCCCCCTAGAAGACTGCTGAAAATCTTGTGCGTGGGGCTGTCCGGTGGTGGGCCGGGCGGCCCCTTGCCTTATGCGTGCGCTGTCGTGAGCGTCCAGGTGCCGGTGGTGCGGGTGAGTCCGAGGTTAATCAGGCGGCGAAGGTTGAGGGCGGCGGCGCGGTGGTGGAGCCAGGTGTCGTTCTTGATGACGCCCCGGTAGGGGACGCGGCGGCTGCCCTTGGCGACGAGCCAGGCGATGGCGCGCTCCACCGGTGGTCGCCAGCGGCGGTACTCGGCCTGCCAGTCGGGGTCGGTGGCGGCCTGGTCACGGGCGGCCTTGAGCAGGTCGTACTTGGCGTGGACGGTGAAGACCCGGCCGGTTTTGGAGCGGGTGCAGCGGTCCTTGAGCGGGCAGTCGGCG includes these proteins:
- a CDS encoding cystathionine gamma-synthase; translated protein: MSHEHSFETLAIHAGNTADPLTGAVVPPIYQVSTYKQDGVGGLRGGYEYSRSANPTRTALEENLAALEGGSRGLAFASGLAAEDCLLRTLLVPGDHVVIPNDAYGGTFRLFAKVVSRWGVEWSVADTSDPASVRGALTPKTKVVWVETPSNPLLGITDIAAVAEIAREAGAKLVVDNTFASPYLQQPLSLGADVVVHSLTKYMGGHSDVVGGALITNDAALGEELAYHQNAMGAVAGPFDSWIVLRGIKTLAVRMDRHSENAARVAKMLTEHPKVTRVLYPGLPDHPGHEIAAKQMKNFGGMVSFQVEGGEEAAVEVCNRAKLFTLGESLGGVESLIEHPGRMTHASVAGSALEVPADLVRLSVGIESADDLLADLKQALG